A stretch of Flavobacterium sp. N1994 DNA encodes these proteins:
- a CDS encoding TlpA family protein disulfide reductase produces the protein MKTLFSLLFAIVFTTISFSQEKILFHGKIANRNGDVIYIKDNKTIVKEIKLNKEGAFNDSFETKAGMYQMFDGVEYAELYLKPGYDLDLKMDAAQFDESIVFSGNGAKENNYLAQSTLLDAKINFEALLKSNEQDFMKQTNEMKAADVARLEKAKLDPGFVALQKQEGEAKIGELQQYYTMTQANKKLNNAVAPNFNYENHDGSKTSLESLKGKYVYIDVWATWCGPCRGEIPFLQKVEEKYKGKNIAFVSISVDVDKDHDKWKAFVTDKGLGGIQLFADKNWTSDFIKSFNINSIPRFILIDPKGNVLDADAARPSNPKLSEQLDSLLQ, from the coding sequence ATGAAGACTCTATTTTCGCTATTGTTTGCAATAGTTTTTACCACCATTAGTTTCTCACAAGAGAAAATTTTATTTCACGGAAAAATTGCCAATAGGAATGGCGATGTGATTTATATTAAAGACAATAAAACGATTGTTAAAGAAATAAAATTAAATAAAGAAGGTGCTTTTAATGATTCTTTTGAGACTAAAGCAGGAATGTATCAAATGTTTGACGGAGTAGAATATGCCGAGCTTTATTTAAAACCAGGCTATGATTTAGATTTAAAAATGGATGCGGCCCAGTTTGATGAGTCTATTGTTTTTTCTGGAAACGGTGCAAAAGAAAACAATTATTTAGCCCAAAGCACTTTGCTAGATGCTAAAATAAATTTTGAAGCCTTATTAAAATCAAATGAGCAAGATTTTATGAAGCAAACCAACGAAATGAAAGCCGCTGATGTAGCTCGTTTAGAAAAAGCAAAGTTAGATCCTGGTTTTGTAGCGTTACAAAAACAAGAAGGGGAAGCAAAAATAGGGGAGTTGCAACAATATTATACGATGACGCAAGCCAACAAGAAATTAAATAATGCCGTAGCTCCAAATTTCAATTATGAAAATCACGATGGTAGTAAAACATCCTTAGAAAGTTTAAAAGGTAAATACGTTTACATAGATGTTTGGGCAACTTGGTGTGGTCCTTGTCGTGGTGAAATTCCGTTTTTACAAAAAGTAGAAGAGAAATATAAAGGAAAAAACATCGCCTTTGTTAGCATTTCTGTTGATGTAGATAAAGATCACGATAAATGGAAAGCATTTGTTACAGATAAAGGACTAGGGGGTATTCAATTGTTTGCTGATAAAAATTGGACCTCTGATTTTATCAAATCCTTCAATATAAATTCAATTCCTAGATTTATTTTAATCGATCCAAAAGGAAATGTACTCGATGCTGATGCAGCCAGACCTTCAAATCCTAAATTAAGCGAACAATTAGATAGCTTACTCCAATAA